The following coding sequences lie in one Nycticebus coucang isolate mNycCou1 chromosome 20, mNycCou1.pri, whole genome shotgun sequence genomic window:
- the ECHDC3 gene encoding enoyl-CoA hydratase domain-containing protein 3, mitochondrial, with product MVERKQRLELGWTVSTVGIRDGTQVGESCREEGELIPQWECRWDCDTPTSDLAEFWGRGGGVRGGASRRGAGRKLRLTFARGSALSLAPDSGTCGLPGVVIWWRLAPVSPAAMAALRAFGAKGTCWFPRGPCARLPARFCSRGPAGAGGPESEARLTCARQRDGIRDIVLNNPRKRNALSLAMLKSLQKDILHEAESKDLKVIVISAEGPVFSSGHDLKELTSEQGQGYHAEVFQTCSEVMMLIQNHPVPVIAMVNGLATAAGCQLVASCDIAVASDKASFATPGVNIGLFCSTPGVALGRAVPRKVALEMLFTGEPISAQEALLHGLVSRVVPEAQLQEETRRIATKIASLSRPVVALGKAAFYRQLPQDLKTAYCLTSQTMVDNLALGDGQEGIEAFLKKRRPIWSH from the exons ATGGTGGAAAGAAAGCAGAGGCTGGAGTTGGGCTGGACGGTCTCAACGGTGGGGATCAGGGATGGCACCCAGGTGGGTGAGAGctgcagggaggaaggagagctCATCCCGCAGTGGGAGTGTCGCTGGGATTGTGATACTCCGACTTCTGACTTAGCTGAGTTTTGGGG GCGCGGGGGAGGGGTAAGGGGCGGGGCGTCCAGGAGAGGGGCGGGGCGGAAGTTACGTCTGACTTTCGCACGCGGCTCCGCCCTCAGCCTCGCCCCCGACAGCGGCACCTGCGGCCTGCCCGGTGTCGTGATCTGGTGGCGTCTGGCCCCCGTCTCTCCGGCTGCCATGGCGGCTTTGCGGGCCTTTGGGGCGAAGGGCACCTGCTGGTTCCCTCGAGGCCCGTGCGCCCGGCTGCCCGCCCGCTTCTGCAGCCGGGGGCCGGCCGGGGCCGGGGGGCCGGAGTCCGAGGCGCGGCTCACCTGTGCGCGGCAGCGGGACGGCATCAG GGACATTGTCTTGAACAATCCGAGGAAGAGGAATGCCTTGTCACTTGCAATGCTCAAGTCTCTGCAAAAGGACATTCTTCATGAAGCTGAAAGCAAAGATCTGAAAGTGATTGTAATCTCAG CTGAGGGGCCTGTTTTTTCTTCCGGACATGATTTAAAGGAACTGACCAGTGAGCAAGGCCAAGGTTATCATGCTGAAGTGTTTCAGACCTGTTCCGAG GTCATGATGCTGATCCAAAACCACCCTGTCCCTGTCATCGCCATGGTCAATGGCTTGGCCACAGCTGCCGGCTGTCAGCTGGTCGCCAGCTGCGACATTGCCGTGGCCAGCGACAAGGCCTCCTTCGCTACTCCTGGGGTGAACATCGGGCTGTTCTGTTCCACCCCTGGGGTGGCCTTGGGGAGAGCGGTGCCTAGAAAG GTGGCCCTAGAGATGCTGTTTACCGGGGAGCCCATCTCCGCCCAGGAGGCCCTGCTGCACGGGCTGGTGAGCAGGGTAGTGCCCGAAGCGCAGCTGCAGGAGGAGACCAGGAGGATAGCAACGAAGATCGCCTCCCTCAGCCGGCCCGTGGTGGCCCTGGGCAAGGCTGCCTTCTATAGGCAGCTGCCCCAGGACCTGAAGACCGCCTACTGCCTCACCTCCCAGACCATGGTGGACAACCTGGCCCTGGGGGATGGGCAGGAGGGAATTGAGGCCTTCCTGAAGAAGAGGCGGCCCATCTGGTCTCACTGA